One window of Streptomyces sp. FIT100 genomic DNA carries:
- a CDS encoding molybdenum cofactor biosynthesis protein B — MTPRGGEVHSHAHADASRAPDAARPARRALVVTASNRASAGVYEDKGGPLLAEGLAAMGFEVDGPRVVPDGDPVEAALREGVAAAYDVILTTGGTGISPTDRTPDATRRVLDYEIAGIPEAIRAHGLAKVPTAALSRGLAGVAGGRTLIVNLPGSTGGVRDGLVVLGRILPHAVDQIHGSDHPRPAGPASAGAPDGAGAPDGSDGPAGAAGADGHSGSRR; from the coding sequence ATGACCCCGCGCGGCGGCGAGGTCCACAGCCACGCGCACGCCGACGCGTCCCGCGCCCCGGACGCCGCCCGGCCGGCGCGCCGCGCTCTGGTCGTGACCGCCTCCAACCGCGCCTCGGCCGGGGTCTACGAGGACAAGGGCGGGCCGCTGCTCGCCGAGGGTCTCGCGGCCATGGGCTTCGAGGTCGACGGCCCCCGCGTCGTCCCCGACGGCGACCCGGTCGAGGCGGCGCTGCGCGAGGGCGTCGCCGCGGCGTACGACGTCATCCTCACCACCGGCGGCACCGGCATCTCGCCCACCGACCGCACCCCCGACGCCACCCGGCGGGTCCTCGACTACGAGATCGCGGGCATCCCGGAGGCGATCCGGGCGCACGGACTGGCGAAGGTCCCGACAGCCGCGCTCTCCCGGGGGCTGGCAGGCGTCGCCGGCGGCCGCACCCTGATCGTCAACCTGCCGGGCTCCACGGGCGGGGTACGGGACGGGCTCGTCGTCCTCGGCCGGATCCTGCCGCACGCGGTCGACCAGATCCACGGCAGCGACCACCCCAGACCGGCAGGACCGGCAAGCGCGGGCGCACCGGACGGCGCGGGCGCACCGGACGGCTCGGACGGACCGGCCGGTGCAGCCGGCGCGGATGGGCACTCGGGGAGCCGGCGCTGA
- the moaC gene encoding cyclic pyranopterin monophosphate synthase MoaC produces MSAQQGLTHIDEAGAARMVDVSEKSVTARTARASGRVLVSPRVVELLRGEGVPKGDALATARIAGIMGAKRTPDLIPLCHPLSVSGVKLDLSLADDAVEITATVRTTDRTGVEMEALTAVSVAALTVVDMIKAVDKAAVITDVRVEEKTGGKSGDWTREGAAR; encoded by the coding sequence ATGAGCGCGCAGCAAGGACTCACCCACATCGACGAGGCGGGCGCGGCCCGTATGGTCGACGTCTCGGAGAAGAGCGTCACCGCGCGCACCGCCCGCGCGAGCGGCCGGGTCCTCGTCTCGCCGCGCGTCGTCGAGCTGCTGCGGGGCGAAGGGGTCCCCAAGGGAGACGCCCTCGCCACCGCCCGGATCGCCGGGATCATGGGCGCCAAGCGGACCCCCGACCTGATCCCCCTCTGCCACCCCCTCTCCGTCTCGGGCGTGAAGCTGGACCTGTCCCTCGCCGACGACGCCGTCGAGATCACCGCGACGGTGAGGACGACGGACCGTACCGGCGTCGAGATGGAGGCCCTGACCGCGGTCTCCGTGGCCGCGCTGACCGTCGTCGACATGATCAAGGCGGTCGACAAGGCCGCGGTCATCACGGACGTACGGGTCGAGGAGAAGACGGGCGGCAAATCGGGCGACTGGACGCGCGAGGGAGCCGCACGATGA
- a CDS encoding GNAT family N-acetyltransferase, which yields MVLTDGEVTLRPIRLRDQRIWREVNRRNRDWLRPWEATIPPPPPGGPLAQRPTYRQMVRHLRAEANAGRMLPFVIEFKGELVGQLTVAGITWGSMCSGHVGYWVDRDVAGRGVMPTAVALAVDHCFRTVGLHRIEVCIRPENGPSRRVVEKLGFREEGLRPRYLHIDGAWRDHLVFALTAEEVPDGLLRRWHQARPARHEK from the coding sequence GTGGTGCTGACGGACGGTGAGGTCACCCTCCGCCCGATAAGGCTGCGCGACCAGCGGATCTGGCGCGAGGTGAACCGGCGCAACCGGGACTGGCTGCGCCCCTGGGAGGCGACCATCCCGCCGCCCCCGCCCGGCGGCCCGCTCGCCCAGCGCCCCACGTACCGCCAGATGGTCCGCCATCTGCGGGCCGAGGCCAACGCCGGCCGGATGCTGCCGTTCGTGATCGAGTTCAAGGGCGAGCTCGTCGGCCAGCTCACCGTCGCCGGGATCACCTGGGGGTCGATGTGCTCGGGCCATGTCGGCTACTGGGTCGACCGCGATGTCGCGGGCCGCGGTGTGATGCCGACGGCGGTCGCCCTCGCCGTCGACCACTGCTTCCGCACGGTCGGACTGCACCGCATCGAGGTCTGTATTCGCCCGGAGAACGGGCCGAGCCGCAGGGTCGTCGAGAAACTCGGATTCCGGGAAGAGGGACTCCGCCCCCGCTATCTCCACATCGACGGTGCGTGGCGGGACCATCTGGTCTTCGCGCTGACCGCCGAGGAGGTCCCGGACGGGTTGCTCCGCCGCTGGCACCAGGCACGACCCGCGCGACATGAGAAATAA
- a CDS encoding 2-hydroxyacid dehydrogenase, protein MSSPTRNVLAVISPHVGGRSAGAALAGLIPGARVTVVETTDEDPAALRDAHVVITGLGPVTADHIAAAPALELIQCASHGYDYIDLDAARARSVPVCTIGSSGAEKQNVAEQTFALMLALAKQLVPAHTALIDADWALPRLQRSITELSGKTLGVVGLGHIGGEVARRAVAFDMTVLYAAPRRAPEETESRLGARHVPLDELLRTSDYITLHAPLTASTRHLVDADRLALLKPTAFLVNTARGALVDQEALADALTAGTLAGAGIDVFDPEPPPPTLRLLTAPNVVLSPHVAGVTRETLVRIALAAVQNVTEYLEGKPLRDVVP, encoded by the coding sequence ATGAGCAGCCCCACCCGGAACGTCCTGGCGGTCATCTCCCCCCACGTCGGCGGCCGTTCCGCCGGAGCCGCGCTGGCGGGCCTGATCCCCGGCGCCCGGGTGACCGTCGTCGAGACGACGGACGAGGACCCGGCGGCCCTGCGCGACGCGCACGTCGTCATCACCGGCCTCGGCCCGGTGACCGCGGACCACATCGCGGCCGCCCCGGCCCTGGAGCTGATCCAGTGCGCGAGCCACGGCTACGACTACATCGACCTGGACGCGGCCCGCGCCCGCTCCGTCCCCGTCTGCACCATCGGCTCCAGCGGCGCGGAGAAGCAGAACGTCGCCGAGCAGACCTTCGCCCTCATGCTCGCCCTCGCCAAACAGCTCGTCCCGGCCCATACCGCCCTCATCGACGCCGACTGGGCGCTGCCGCGCCTCCAGCGGTCGATCACCGAACTCTCCGGCAAGACCCTCGGCGTCGTCGGCCTCGGCCACATCGGCGGGGAAGTCGCCCGCCGCGCCGTCGCGTTCGACATGACCGTCCTCTACGCGGCCCCGCGCCGCGCCCCGGAGGAGACCGAGTCCCGCCTCGGCGCCCGCCACGTCCCCCTCGACGAACTCCTGCGCACCTCCGACTACATCACCCTCCACGCCCCGCTCACCGCCTCGACCCGCCACCTCGTCGACGCCGACCGCCTCGCCCTCCTCAAGCCCACGGCCTTCCTCGTCAACACCGCCCGCGGCGCCCTCGTCGACCAGGAAGCCCTCGCCGACGCCCTCACCGCCGGCACCCTGGCCGGCGCCGGCATCGACGTCTTCGACCCCGAGCCCCCGCCCCCCACCCTGCGCCTGCTCACCGCCCCGAACGTGGTCCTGTCCCCCCACGTCGCGGGCGTCACCCGCGAGACCCTGGTCCGCATCGCACTCGCGGCGGTCCAGAACGTCACCGAGTACCTGGAGGGCAAGCCGCTGCGGGACGTCGTTCCGTAG
- the glp gene encoding gephyrin-like molybdotransferase Glp — protein sequence MSSTATPGTGSGPSSLWSVDEHLEDILGAVRPLDPIEMQLSDAQGCVLVEDITVPVALPPFDNSSMDGYAVRVADVAGASEEFPAVLTVVGDVAAGSGEPPAVGPGQAVRIMTGAPLPPGAEAVVPVEWTDGGTGSGAATAMRPAGAAPEGATGEVRVHRPAELRAHVRARGSDVQAGDLALAEGTVLGPPQIGLLAAIGRGSVRVRPRPRVVVLSTGSELVQPGEELSEGKIYDSNSYALTAAARDAGAIAYRVGAVTDDADELRATIEDQLIRADLLVTTGGVSVGAYDVVKEALSSAGDEDEPGSGIDFRTLAMQPGKPQGFGSIGPDRTPLLALPGNPVSSYVSFELFVRPAIRALMGLKDVHRSRVSAELRTDKALPSPAGKRQFLRGAYDAEEGTVTPVGGSGSHLIAALARADSLIVVPEDVTSLEPGTRTEVVLLG from the coding sequence TTGAGCAGTACCGCAACACCGGGGACGGGCTCAGGCCCGTCCTCCCTGTGGTCCGTGGACGAGCACCTGGAGGACATCCTCGGCGCGGTCCGCCCCCTCGACCCCATCGAGATGCAGCTCTCCGACGCCCAGGGCTGTGTCCTCGTCGAGGACATCACCGTCCCGGTCGCCCTGCCGCCCTTCGACAACAGCTCGATGGACGGATACGCGGTCCGGGTCGCCGATGTCGCGGGCGCGAGCGAGGAGTTCCCCGCGGTCCTCACCGTCGTCGGCGATGTCGCGGCGGGCAGCGGCGAGCCGCCCGCCGTCGGCCCCGGACAGGCCGTCCGCATCATGACCGGCGCCCCGCTGCCACCCGGCGCCGAGGCCGTCGTCCCCGTCGAGTGGACCGACGGCGGCACGGGCTCCGGAGCGGCGACGGCCATGCGCCCGGCCGGTGCCGCGCCCGAGGGCGCGACCGGCGAGGTCCGCGTCCACCGGCCCGCGGAGCTGCGGGCCCACGTCCGTGCCCGCGGCAGCGACGTCCAGGCCGGCGATCTCGCCCTGGCCGAGGGCACGGTCCTCGGCCCGCCGCAGATCGGCCTGCTCGCCGCGATCGGCCGCGGCAGCGTGCGCGTGCGCCCCCGCCCGCGCGTCGTCGTCCTCTCCACCGGCAGCGAACTGGTCCAGCCGGGCGAGGAGCTGAGCGAGGGCAAGATCTACGACTCGAACAGCTACGCGCTCACCGCCGCCGCCCGGGACGCCGGGGCCATCGCCTATCGGGTCGGCGCCGTCACCGACGACGCCGACGAGCTGCGCGCGACCATCGAGGACCAGCTCATCCGCGCCGACCTGCTTGTCACCACGGGCGGTGTCAGCGTCGGGGCGTACGACGTCGTCAAGGAGGCGCTGTCCTCGGCCGGCGACGAGGACGAGCCCGGCAGCGGGATCGACTTCCGCACGCTCGCCATGCAGCCGGGCAAGCCGCAGGGCTTCGGCTCGATCGGCCCCGACCGCACCCCGCTGCTCGCCCTCCCCGGCAACCCCGTGTCGTCGTACGTCTCCTTCGAGCTGTTCGTGCGCCCCGCCATCCGCGCCCTGATGGGGCTGAAGGACGTGCACCGGTCGCGTGTGAGCGCCGAGCTGCGCACCGACAAGGCGCTGCCCTCGCCCGCCGGGAAGCGCCAGTTCCTGCGTGGTGCCTACGATGCGGAGGAGGGCACCGTCACCCCCGTCGGCGGCAGCGGGTCCCACCTGATCGCGGCCCTCGCCCGGGCCGACTCGCTGATCGTGGTCCCCGAGGACGTCACGTCGCTGGAGCCGGGCACCCGGACGGAGGTGGTCCTGCTCGGCTGA
- a CDS encoding lactate 2-monooxygenase produces MATTQHWADFQYEIYLNGMTGAVPRLPTDLTRLEELAEHRLGPGPFGYVAGSAGSGSTARANRAALDRWRIVPRMLRDVHERDLSVEVLGRTIPAPLALAPVGVLSIMHPDAEPAAARAAAARGVPYILSSASSTPMEQVAEAMGEGERWFQLYWAKDRDVTESFLNRAEAAGYTALFVTLDTPLLAWRPRDLDQAYLPFLHGVGTANYFSDPAFRAGLAKPVHEDPNAAVMHFVGMFSDPAKTWPDLDFLRERWDGPIVLKGVLHPDDARRAADAGMDGVVVSNHGGRQVAGSVAAADALPQVVEAVGDRLTVLFDSGVRTGDDIVKALALGARAVLLGRPYAYGLGLDGQAGVDHVLRCLLAELDLTLALSGHAGPGSLTADDLLRSPA; encoded by the coding sequence ATGGCGACGACGCAGCACTGGGCGGACTTCCAGTACGAGATCTACCTCAACGGCATGACGGGCGCCGTGCCCCGGCTGCCCACCGATCTGACCAGGCTGGAGGAGTTGGCCGAACACCGGCTCGGGCCCGGCCCGTTCGGCTATGTCGCGGGCAGCGCGGGCAGCGGCAGCACCGCGCGCGCCAACCGCGCCGCCCTCGACCGCTGGCGGATCGTGCCGCGCATGCTGCGCGATGTGCACGAGCGCGATCTGTCGGTGGAGGTACTGGGGCGGACGATCCCCGCGCCGCTCGCCCTCGCGCCCGTCGGCGTGCTGTCGATCATGCATCCGGACGCCGAACCGGCCGCAGCGCGGGCCGCCGCGGCGCGCGGAGTGCCGTACATCCTCTCCTCGGCGTCGAGCACCCCGATGGAGCAGGTCGCCGAGGCGATGGGCGAAGGCGAGCGGTGGTTCCAGCTGTACTGGGCAAAGGACCGCGACGTCACCGAGTCCTTCCTGAACCGGGCCGAGGCGGCCGGCTACACGGCGCTGTTCGTCACCCTGGACACCCCGCTGCTGGCCTGGCGGCCCCGCGATCTCGACCAGGCGTACCTGCCCTTCCTGCACGGGGTCGGCACGGCCAACTACTTCTCCGACCCGGCCTTCCGGGCGGGCCTCGCCAAGCCCGTCCACGAGGATCCGAACGCGGCCGTGATGCACTTCGTCGGCATGTTCTCCGACCCGGCCAAGACCTGGCCGGACCTGGACTTCCTGCGCGAGCGCTGGGACGGACCGATCGTGCTCAAGGGCGTCCTGCACCCGGACGACGCCCGCCGCGCCGCCGACGCGGGCATGGACGGCGTCGTGGTCTCCAACCACGGCGGCCGCCAGGTGGCCGGTTCCGTGGCCGCGGCCGACGCGCTGCCACAGGTCGTCGAGGCCGTCGGCGACCGGCTGACCGTGCTCTTCGACAGCGGGGTGCGCACCGGCGACGACATCGTCAAGGCCCTCGCGCTCGGCGCCCGCGCGGTGCTCCTGGGCCGCCCGTACGCCTACGGCCTCGGCCTCGACGGCCAGGCGGGCGTGGACCACGTCCTACGCTGTCTGCTCGCCGAACTCGACCTGACGCTGGCGCTCTCGGGCCACGCGGGCCCGGGCTCGCTGACCGCCGACGACCTGCTGAGGAGCCCCGCATGA
- the galU gene encoding UTP--glucose-1-phosphate uridylyltransferase GalU translates to MTESHPRISKAVIPAAGLGTRFLPATKATPKEMLPVVDKPAIQYVVEEAVGAGLSDVLMVTGRNKRPLEDHFDRNYELESALTRKGDAARLAKVQESSDLATMHYVRQGDPKGLGHAVLCAAPHVGDQPFAVLLGDDLIDPRDPLLSRMVEIQEREGGSVIALMEVEPSQIHLYGCAAVEATGEDDVVRVTALVEKPDPAEAPSNYAIIGRYVLDPAVFDILRETEPGRGGEIQLTDALQKLAADEKLGGPVHGVVFKGRRYDTGDRGDYLRAIVRLACEREDLGPDFRTWLRRYVTEEM, encoded by the coding sequence ATGACTGAGTCGCACCCCAGGATCAGCAAGGCTGTCATCCCCGCCGCGGGACTTGGAACCCGGTTCCTGCCCGCAACGAAAGCCACTCCGAAGGAGATGCTGCCTGTCGTCGACAAGCCCGCCATCCAGTACGTCGTCGAGGAAGCGGTGGGCGCCGGTCTCTCGGATGTTCTCATGGTCACCGGCCGGAACAAGCGGCCCCTGGAGGACCACTTCGACCGCAACTACGAGCTGGAATCCGCCCTGACACGCAAGGGCGACGCCGCCCGTCTCGCCAAGGTCCAGGAGTCCAGTGACCTCGCCACTATGCACTACGTGCGCCAGGGCGACCCCAAGGGCCTCGGTCACGCCGTCCTCTGCGCTGCCCCGCACGTGGGCGACCAGCCCTTCGCCGTCCTCCTCGGCGACGACCTGATCGACCCGCGCGACCCGCTGCTCTCCCGCATGGTCGAGATCCAGGAGCGCGAGGGCGGCAGCGTCATCGCCCTCATGGAGGTCGAGCCCTCCCAGATCCACCTCTACGGCTGCGCCGCCGTCGAGGCCACCGGCGAGGACGACGTCGTCAGGGTGACCGCCCTGGTCGAGAAGCCCGATCCGGCCGAGGCGCCGAGCAACTACGCGATCATCGGGCGCTACGTCCTCGACCCCGCCGTCTTCGACATACTCCGCGAGACCGAGCCGGGCCGCGGCGGCGAGATCCAGCTCACCGACGCCCTGCAGAAGCTCGCCGCCGACGAGAAGCTCGGCGGCCCGGTCCACGGCGTCGTGTTCAAGGGCCGCCGCTACGACACCGGCGACCGAGGCGACTATCTGCGTGCCATTGTCAGACTCGCGTGCGAACGTGAAGACCTGGGCCCGGACTTCCGGACCTGGCTTCGCCGTTACGTCACCGAGGAGATGTAG
- a CDS encoding penicillin acylase family protein, translated as MPANTTAPVADKPAKRKGRRARLIVIALVLALVGGVGFGSYWSVSTVRASFPQTTGTIEFKGLAKPVDVKRDANGIPQIYADTDEDLFKAQGFVHAQDRFWEMDIRRHVTAGRLSEMFGAGSVETDAFLRTLGWRKVAQQEYDTVLSAETKKFLQAYADGVNAYLAGRGNKDISVEYAALGLTTDYKPEKWTPVDSVAWLKAMAWDLRGNMQDEIDRSLMTSRLSAQQIKDLYPDYPYELHQPVVRDGAVDPVSEKWDPDAEPSDSSSESSSDTGSDASTGAAGSASDADGLGAAGQDTTGQDATGQDATGQDATGQDATGQGFESQLGELSALSDSLDGIPALLGPNGDGIGSNSWVVSGKYTTTGKPLLANDPHLAPQLPSLWSQMGLHCREISAACSFDVAGYTFSGMPGVIIGHNRNIAWGFTNLGADVTDLYLEKISDAGYLSGSRTKPFTTREETIKIAGGGSRTILVRETEHGPLLSDRSDELTAVGKRAPVETKAPDRGEGYGVALKWTALDPGKSMDAVFKLNRAKDFQTFRTAAKDFEVPSQNLIYADVKGNIGYQAPGKIPVRAKGYDGSLPTPGWDPTSDWKKDPIPFDELPYEYNPKRGYIVTANQAVVDAGEYPHLITKDYGYGSRSQRINDLVESKIKDGGKVSTDDMRTMQMDNRSEVATLLTPLLLKIDISDPYVREAQKLLESWDYTQEPDSGAAAYFNAVWRNVLKLSFGDKLPKELRVKGECLNVRPADSTGPVDDLHQLVRECGLRDSETAQPDGGDRWYEVIRRLLKDESNEWWQSPPSRNEEGTTTRDELLKRAMVDARWELTAKLGKDVSTWSWGRLHQLTLKNQTLGTEGPGALQWVLNRGPWNLGGGEAAVNATGWNAAAGYDVIWVPSMRMVVNVGDWDKSRWINLTGASGHAYSEHYTDQTDKWAKGELLDWAYEEQAVQAATEDTLVLKPPQS; from the coding sequence ATGCCCGCCAACACCACTGCCCCCGTGGCCGACAAGCCCGCCAAGAGGAAGGGGCGACGTGCCCGTCTGATCGTGATCGCCCTGGTGCTGGCGCTGGTCGGGGGCGTCGGCTTCGGTTCGTACTGGAGCGTGAGCACGGTACGTGCCTCCTTCCCGCAGACCACCGGAACGATCGAGTTCAAGGGGCTGGCGAAGCCGGTCGACGTCAAGCGTGACGCCAACGGCATTCCGCAGATCTACGCGGACACCGACGAGGACCTGTTCAAGGCCCAGGGGTTCGTCCACGCCCAGGACCGCTTCTGGGAGATGGACATACGGCGCCACGTGACCGCGGGCCGGCTCTCCGAGATGTTCGGCGCGGGGTCGGTCGAGACGGACGCCTTCCTGCGCACGCTCGGCTGGCGCAAGGTGGCGCAGCAGGAGTACGACACGGTGCTCTCCGCCGAGACGAAGAAGTTCCTCCAGGCTTACGCGGACGGCGTCAACGCCTATCTGGCGGGCCGGGGCAACAAGGACATCTCCGTCGAGTACGCCGCCCTCGGCCTCACCACCGACTACAAGCCCGAGAAGTGGACGCCGGTCGACTCGGTGGCCTGGCTCAAGGCCATGGCCTGGGATCTGCGCGGCAACATGCAGGACGAGATCGACCGTTCGCTCATGACCAGCAGGCTGAGCGCGCAGCAGATCAAGGACCTGTACCCGGACTACCCGTACGAGCTGCACCAGCCGGTCGTGCGGGACGGTGCCGTCGACCCCGTCAGCGAGAAGTGGGACCCGGACGCCGAGCCGTCCGACTCGTCCTCCGAGTCCTCCTCCGACACCGGCTCCGACGCGTCCACCGGGGCGGCGGGCAGCGCCTCCGACGCCGACGGCCTGGGCGCAGCGGGGCAGGACACGACGGGCCAGGACGCGACGGGCCAGGACGCGACGGGCCAGGACGCGACGGGCCAGGACGCGACGGGCCAGGGCTTCGAGTCCCAGCTCGGTGAGCTCTCCGCGCTCTCCGACTCCCTCGACGGGATCCCGGCGCTGCTCGGCCCCAACGGTGACGGCATCGGCTCCAACTCCTGGGTCGTCTCGGGCAAGTACACGACCACCGGGAAGCCGCTCCTCGCCAACGACCCGCACCTCGCCCCGCAGCTGCCGTCCCTCTGGTCCCAGATGGGTCTCCACTGCCGCGAGATCTCCGCCGCGTGCTCGTTCGACGTCGCCGGATACACCTTCTCCGGCATGCCCGGCGTGATCATCGGCCACAACCGGAACATCGCCTGGGGCTTCACCAACCTCGGTGCCGACGTCACCGACCTCTACCTGGAGAAGATCTCCGACGCCGGCTACCTCTCCGGCAGCAGGACCAAGCCGTTCACGACCCGCGAGGAGACGATCAAGATCGCGGGCGGCGGCAGCCGCACCATCCTCGTCCGGGAGACCGAGCACGGCCCGCTGCTCTCCGACCGCAGCGACGAGCTGACGGCCGTCGGCAAGCGCGCACCCGTCGAGACCAAGGCCCCGGACCGCGGCGAGGGCTACGGGGTGGCCCTGAAGTGGACCGCGCTCGACCCGGGCAAGTCCATGGACGCCGTCTTCAAGCTCAACCGGGCCAAGGACTTCCAGACCTTCCGCACCGCGGCGAAGGACTTCGAGGTCCCGTCCCAGAACCTCATCTACGCCGACGTCAAGGGCAACATCGGCTACCAGGCCCCCGGGAAGATCCCGGTCCGCGCCAAGGGCTACGACGGCTCGCTGCCGACGCCCGGCTGGGACCCGACGTCGGACTGGAAGAAGGACCCGATCCCCTTCGACGAACTGCCGTACGAGTACAACCCGAAGCGCGGCTACATCGTGACCGCCAACCAGGCCGTCGTGGACGCCGGGGAGTACCCGCACCTGATCACGAAGGACTACGGCTACGGCTCCCGCAGCCAGCGGATCAACGACCTCGTCGAGTCGAAGATCAAGGACGGCGGGAAGGTCTCCACGGACGACATGCGGACCATGCAGATGGACAACCGCAGTGAGGTCGCCACGCTGCTGACGCCGCTTCTGCTGAAGATCGACATCTCGGACCCGTACGTCCGTGAGGCGCAGAAGCTCCTGGAGAGCTGGGACTACACGCAGGAGCCGGACTCCGGTGCCGCCGCCTACTTCAACGCGGTCTGGCGCAACGTCCTCAAGCTCTCCTTCGGCGACAAGCTGCCCAAGGAACTGCGCGTCAAGGGCGAGTGCCTCAACGTCCGTCCCGCCGACAGCACGGGGCCGGTCGACGATCTGCACCAGCTCGTACGTGAGTGCGGGCTGCGGGACTCCGAGACCGCCCAGCCGGACGGCGGTGACCGCTGGTACGAGGTGATCCGCCGGCTGCTGAAGGACGAGAGCAACGAGTGGTGGCAGTCCCCGCCCAGCCGCAACGAGGAGGGCACTACCACCCGTGACGAGCTGCTCAAGCGCGCCATGGTGGACGCCCGCTGGGAGCTCACGGCCAAGCTCGGCAAGGACGTCTCCACGTGGAGCTGGGGCCGGCTGCACCAGCTGACGCTGAAGAACCAGACGCTCGGCACCGAGGGGCCCGGCGCCCTCCAGTGGGTGCTCAACCGCGGCCCGTGGAACCTGGGCGGCGGTGAGGCCGCGGTGAACGCCACCGGCTGGAACGCGGCGGCCGGTTACGACGTGATCTGGGTGCCGTCGATGCGCATGGTCGTCAACGTCGGCGACTGGGACAAGTCCCGCTGGATCAACCTGACCGGCGCCTCCGGGCACGCGTACAGCGAGCACTACACGGACCAGACCGACAAGTGGGCCAAGGGCGAACTGCTGGACTGGGCTTACGAAGAGCAGGCGGTGCAGGCGGCGACGGAGGACACGCTGGTGCTGAAGCCGCCGCAGAGCTGA
- a CDS encoding 5-formyltetrahydrofolate cyclo-ligase, which translates to MSGKSAVRRELLDARRLLSPEDVREASLVLARHALDLPEIASVRTVAAYVSVGREPGTRALLDALRERGVRVLLPVLLDDNDLDWAAYAGADHLVQARRGLMEPDGPRLGHKAVLEAETVLLPGLAVDERGMRLGRGGGSYDRVLARLGAASARPALVVLLYANEVVPRIPEEPHDHPVHAVVTPEGVRRFAG; encoded by the coding sequence ATGTCCGGAAAGAGCGCTGTACGGCGTGAACTGCTGGACGCACGGCGCCTGCTGTCACCCGAAGACGTCCGCGAGGCCTCCCTGGTTCTCGCGCGGCATGCGCTCGACCTGCCGGAAATCGCCTCCGTCCGTACGGTAGCCGCCTATGTGTCCGTGGGGCGCGAGCCGGGTACCCGTGCGCTGCTCGACGCGCTGCGCGAGCGGGGCGTGCGCGTACTCCTCCCGGTGCTCCTGGACGACAACGATCTCGACTGGGCCGCGTACGCCGGCGCGGACCACCTCGTGCAGGCGCGGCGCGGTCTGATGGAGCCCGACGGGCCGCGGCTCGGGCACAAGGCGGTGCTGGAGGCCGAGACGGTGCTGCTGCCGGGGCTCGCGGTGGACGAGCGCGGGATGCGGCTCGGCCGCGGCGGCGGTTCGTACGACCGCGTGCTCGCCCGCCTCGGAGCGGCGTCGGCGCGACCGGCCCTCGTCGTACTCCTGTACGCGAACGAGGTGGTCCCGCGGATCCCGGAGGAACCGCACGACCACCCCGTGCACGCCGTGGTGACGCCCGAGGGCGTCCGCAGATTCGCCGGCTGA